The following proteins are encoded in a genomic region of Microcoleus sp. FACHB-68:
- the infC gene encoding translation initiation factor IF-3, with protein MTPVIEKRRPNRDLPQINERIRFPKIRVIDTDGGQLGIMTPQDALRQAYEKELDLVLVSDKADPPVCRIMDYGKFKFEQEKKAREAKKKQHTAEVKEVKMRYKIEDHDYQVRINQAKRFLHDGDKVKATIMFRGREIQHTDLAEGLLKRMATDLQEVAEVQQAPKKEGRSMMMLLSPKK; from the coding sequence ATAACGCCTGTGATAGAAAAGAGACGCCCGAATCGCGATTTACCCCAAATTAACGAAAGAATTCGCTTTCCCAAGATACGCGTTATTGATACCGACGGAGGACAGTTGGGAATCATGACGCCGCAAGATGCTTTGCGCCAAGCTTACGAAAAGGAACTGGATCTCGTGCTTGTGAGTGACAAGGCAGATCCACCTGTTTGCCGGATTATGGACTACGGCAAGTTTAAGTTTGAACAGGAGAAAAAAGCCCGCGAAGCTAAGAAAAAGCAACACACTGCTGAAGTCAAAGAAGTGAAAATGCGCTACAAGATTGAAGATCACGACTACCAAGTGCGGATCAATCAAGCAAAGCGCTTTCTTCATGATGGAGATAAGGTTAAAGCAACCATTATGTTCCGGGGCCGAGAAATTCAGCATACAGACTTGGCAGAAGGCTTACTGAAGCGGATGGCAACAGATTTGCAAGAAGTTGCTGAAGTTCAGCAAGCGCCCAAAAAAGAGGGGCGTAGTATGATGATGTTGCTCTCCCCCAAAAAGTAA
- a CDS encoding Crp/Fnr family transcriptional regulator: MLTSVDRLLFVRGVPIFKELRDDFLVRLASVMDELSFPAQHTIFTQGQEGRSLYIVVSGRVRVHLGEQDLAQLEQGACFGEMSLFDAEPRSASVTTLEPCDCLMLTQQQLYDAIEETPGIAVNIIRLLSRRIREFNRKLNAKETETPAPELHGAGRSLGG, encoded by the coding sequence ATGCTGACTAGCGTTGACCGCCTATTATTTGTCAGGGGAGTCCCGATATTTAAAGAGCTACGGGATGATTTTCTCGTCCGGCTGGCTTCTGTGATGGATGAGCTTTCATTTCCAGCTCAGCACACGATTTTCACTCAAGGACAAGAGGGGCGTTCCCTCTACATTGTCGTTTCTGGGCGAGTCCGGGTTCACCTGGGAGAGCAGGATCTGGCACAACTTGAGCAAGGTGCTTGTTTTGGTGAGATGTCGTTGTTCGATGCCGAACCTCGTTCTGCCTCTGTCACGACTTTGGAACCCTGTGACTGTCTGATGCTAACGCAGCAGCAACTCTACGATGCCATTGAAGAAACCCCAGGAATTGCGGTCAATATTATCCGTCTTTTATCTCGCCGAATTCGTGAATTTAACCGCAAGTTAAATGCTAAAGAGACTGAAACTCCCGCACCAGAATTACATGGTGCGGGACGCAGTTTAGGAGGCTAG
- a CDS encoding HEAT repeat domain-containing protein: MELRDQRFGGRWGQILLQWVNLRPEEAERTFLMFAFYTATSVGVLWLEASTVGLFLDEYGAEQLPWIYISGAVIGSALGALYTWLQSILPLRRVIVLIALIMAAPLLLFRVGLGLPVILGITVFLMRLWLDGIYVLNDLNTSITANQLFNIREIKRTYPIISSGILLADVVSGFSLPFFLNLVGLNNVILMACLMMVLGAGILYYLSQAYQQAFPDSPLREEEDEQAEFANKRLRGPIQHYVVPLIAFFVLAELLNILVDFQFLSELEQQDLGDKSLGIAAFIGVFNGFLGIFELVMQWFVSSRLVERMGVFGSAIILPAGLAVIGLGSVITSFTNLLPLFSGLVVLKFFEELLHYTLFEGVSPVLFQPIPEANRDDVQAVVNGIAEPLSDGVIGLMIFATIWFCRFVLPKATDAAVVQLEGWIFVGQIVLLALAWVYVVWMLRSRYVGLLVSSAERGRLGVTDVDLRVLKRAVVDTLEKPGTEADKRSCIELLTQIDPNNVGEVLAPLLVTLPPALQRQSLETMLNHPSPAYLPQVRALIEHTLPPEVLALGLRYVWLTEKAPDIQALRPYLQPQVDPVVRGTAASLIMRRGNREQKAEATNALRRMLTHKQERERVMGCRALGEADYLQGLRLYIPNLLQDESLRVRCALLDVIASTHLEEYYPSLLRGLYYKSTREAALRALVRLDNEIINPLVVLAEDAHKPDLVRMHAWSALGQIGTREALDALASHLMTAWGTTRRNILRILLKMPQEAGIEGVLDRLGRSGVETLIDQELRFLGQLYAALVDLPAEQVAGEEAELLRRALRDLQADAVDRLFLLMKFLYPHTSIQAASFNLKSGSRSNMARGLEILDNTLDIPTKRALLSVLDRREDREKLQNLSELLVYQPMTPSDRLRRLLELRHFLSDWPLACCFHLARSARWSLTADQTLACLRHPRGLVRESVLAYLGVASPRALVELLPMLQNDPDRLVAAQVKQMMAELAVSNSAETASGRGYFDQAGEANRASNYPGIAGFEAT; this comes from the coding sequence ATGGAACTGAGAGATCAGCGGTTTGGGGGAAGATGGGGGCAGATACTTCTACAGTGGGTGAATTTGCGGCCAGAGGAAGCAGAACGAACCTTCCTGATGTTCGCTTTCTACACAGCAACCTCTGTGGGAGTTCTCTGGCTAGAAGCCAGTACAGTTGGACTGTTCTTAGACGAATATGGTGCAGAACAGCTGCCGTGGATTTATATCTCCGGTGCCGTTATTGGTTCTGCCTTAGGCGCATTGTATACGTGGCTGCAAAGCATCCTGCCCCTGCGCCGAGTGATTGTGTTGATTGCCCTGATCATGGCAGCCCCCCTACTGCTGTTCCGGGTTGGATTAGGGCTGCCGGTGATCCTAGGTATCACCGTCTTTCTGATGCGTCTGTGGCTGGATGGGATCTACGTCCTCAACGACCTCAACACCTCGATCACCGCCAACCAACTCTTTAACATTCGGGAAATTAAACGCACCTACCCGATTATCAGCAGCGGTATCTTGCTTGCCGATGTTGTTAGCGGCTTTTCCCTGCCCTTCTTTCTCAATTTAGTCGGACTGAATAATGTCATCCTCATGGCTTGCTTGATGATGGTGCTAGGAGCCGGCATCCTGTACTATCTCAGTCAAGCTTACCAACAAGCATTTCCCGACTCTCCCCTCAGAGAAGAAGAGGATGAACAGGCAGAATTCGCCAACAAACGGCTACGCGGTCCCATCCAGCACTACGTCGTCCCCTTAATCGCCTTTTTTGTCCTCGCAGAATTGCTAAATATCCTGGTTGATTTTCAATTCTTAAGCGAGTTAGAACAGCAAGATTTAGGCGATAAAAGTCTGGGTATCGCAGCGTTCATTGGCGTTTTCAACGGCTTTCTGGGCATCTTTGAACTCGTGATGCAGTGGTTTGTCTCTAGCCGGCTCGTTGAACGCATGGGCGTGTTTGGTTCCGCCATCATCTTACCGGCTGGTTTGGCGGTAATTGGGTTAGGTTCCGTAATCACTTCTTTCACAAACCTGTTGCCCTTATTTTCCGGTTTGGTGGTTCTCAAGTTTTTTGAAGAACTATTGCACTACACCCTATTTGAAGGGGTTAGCCCCGTCTTATTCCAACCTATCCCAGAAGCCAATCGTGATGACGTGCAGGCCGTCGTCAATGGCATTGCTGAGCCGCTATCCGACGGCGTGATTGGCTTGATGATTTTTGCAACCATTTGGTTCTGTCGCTTTGTACTGCCCAAAGCCACAGATGCCGCAGTTGTGCAATTAGAGGGATGGATTTTTGTCGGTCAGATTGTGCTCTTAGCCTTGGCTTGGGTGTACGTCGTTTGGATGCTGCGATCTCGTTATGTCGGCTTGCTCGTCTCCAGCGCTGAAAGGGGCCGGCTGGGGGTGACAGACGTGGATCTGCGTGTCCTCAAACGTGCCGTGGTAGACACCTTAGAAAAGCCCGGTACAGAAGCCGATAAACGCTCTTGTATTGAACTCCTCACCCAAATCGATCCCAACAATGTTGGTGAAGTTCTCGCGCCGCTGCTGGTAACCCTGCCGCCGGCTTTGCAGCGCCAAAGTCTGGAGACGATGCTCAACCATCCCAGTCCCGCCTACCTTCCCCAAGTGCGGGCGCTGATCGAGCACACCCTGCCGCCAGAAGTCTTAGCGTTAGGTTTACGCTACGTCTGGCTAACCGAGAAAGCCCCAGATATTCAAGCTTTAAGACCTTATTTGCAACCCCAAGTAGACCCCGTGGTGCGAGGAACCGCCGCTTCCCTGATCATGCGCCGGGGCAACCGGGAGCAAAAAGCCGAAGCCACCAACGCCCTGCGGCGAATGCTCACCCATAAACAAGAACGGGAACGGGTGATGGGCTGTCGGGCGCTGGGCGAGGCCGATTATTTGCAAGGCTTGCGACTTTATATCCCCAACCTCTTACAGGATGAATCGTTGCGGGTGCGCTGCGCTTTGCTGGATGTGATCGCATCCACACATTTAGAGGAATATTATCCTTCTCTGCTGCGTGGACTTTACTATAAATCCACCCGCGAAGCCGCCCTGCGTGCCTTGGTTCGATTAGATAACGAAATCATTAACCCGCTTGTGGTACTTGCAGAAGATGCTCACAAGCCCGATTTAGTGCGGATGCACGCTTGGAGTGCCCTAGGCCAGATCGGCACGCGGGAAGCCCTAGACGCCCTGGCTTCTCACTTGATGACGGCTTGGGGTACAACCCGGCGTAATATTCTCCGGATTCTGCTGAAAATGCCCCAAGAAGCCGGGATTGAAGGGGTGTTGGATCGTTTGGGTCGTAGTGGCGTAGAAACCTTAATTGACCAGGAATTGAGGTTCCTCGGTCAGCTTTATGCGGCACTGGTGGATCTGCCGGCAGAACAAGTTGCCGGTGAGGAAGCAGAACTGCTGCGACGGGCGCTGCGGGATCTGCAAGCGGATGCGGTAGATCGGTTATTTTTGCTGATGAAGTTCCTTTATCCCCACACGAGCATTCAGGCAGCCTCATTTAACTTGAAATCGGGTTCGCGGTCAAATATGGCGCGGGGGCTGGAAATTTTAGATAATACTTTGGATATTCCGACTAAACGAGCGCTGCTGAGTGTGTTAGACCGGCGCGAGGATCGGGAAAAACTGCAAAACTTGTCAGAACTCCTGGTTTATCAGCCCATGACTCCCAGCGATCGCCTACGCCGGCTGCTAGAGTTACGCCATTTCCTCTCCGATTGGCCCCTGGCTTGCTGTTTCCATCTGGCCCGGTCCGCCCGTTGGAGTCTGACGGCGGATCAGACACTCGCTTGTCTGCGCCATCCCAGAGGTTTGGTGCGCGAGTCGGTACTTGCCTATCTGGGAGTCGCTTCGCCACGCGCATTGGTAGAATTGCTACCAATGCTGCAAAACGATCCCGATCGACTCGTTGCTGCCCAAGTTAAGCAGATGATGGCTGAATTGGCCGTTAGCAATTCAGCAGAAACTGCATCGGGGCGGGGGTATTTCGACCAGGCCGGCGAAGCAAACCGCGCTTCCAATTATCCGGGGATAGCCGGATTTGAGGCAACTTAA
- a CDS encoding sucrose synthase, producing the protein MSDLLQTVIESSEKSDLRQFISDIRQQEKRYLLRNDILTAFADFCINYQKPEAFADSSVLGKFIYETQEIIIEEDSICLIVRPKIASQEIYRLTDDLKVERLSAEELLDVRDLFVKHFHPHEGDVFEIDFGPFYDYSPTIRDPKNIGKGVQFLNRYLSSKLFQDPKQWLAALYDFLSVHSYNGIQLLINERIKNQQQLSDRIKQAIKFVGARPGDEPYENFRLDLQVMGFEPGWGNTAGRVRETLEILDELIDSPDDAVLEAFISRIPMIFRIVLVSVHGWFGQEGVLGRPDTGGQVVYVLDQAKSLETQLQEELSLAGLDAFGAQPKVIILSRLIPNSDGTRCNQRLEKVHGTDNAWILRVPFRDFNSNLTQHWISRFEIWPYLETYAIDAEKELLAEFQGRPDFIIGNYSDGNLVAFLLARRLQVTQCIVAHALEKSKYLFSNLYWQESEKAYHFSLQFTVDLIAMNAANFIISSTYQEIVGTPDSVGQYESYKCFTMPDLYHVVNGIELFSPKFNVVPPGVNESVYFPYSRQEDRLNSVRERLEDLLFHQEDPAHIFGKLDDPSKRPLFSMARLDRIKNLTGLAECFGKSKALQESCNLILVAGKLHVNESTDHEELSEMEKLYRLIDEYNLHGRVRWLGVRLPKSDSGEIYRVIADHEGIFVQPALFEAFGLTILEAMICGVPTFGTQFGGPLEIIKDKVNGFYINPTNLEETAERILDFITKCDQNPNYWHQISKAGIERVYSTYTWKIHTTRLLSLGKIYGFWNHISKENREDMLRYIESLFYLLYKPRAKQLLEQHQER; encoded by the coding sequence ATGTCTGATTTGTTACAAACTGTTATCGAAAGTAGTGAAAAAAGCGATCTTCGGCAATTTATCAGTGATATCCGACAACAAGAAAAGCGATATTTACTCAGAAATGACATCCTAACTGCCTTCGCCGACTTCTGCATCAATTACCAAAAGCCCGAAGCGTTTGCTGATTCTTCCGTTTTAGGTAAATTTATTTACGAAACTCAGGAAATTATCATTGAGGAGGACAGTATCTGTCTGATCGTGCGCCCCAAAATTGCCTCTCAAGAAATTTACCGGCTCACAGATGACTTGAAAGTTGAACGGCTGAGTGCCGAAGAGTTACTGGATGTGCGCGATCTTTTTGTCAAGCACTTCCACCCCCACGAAGGAGATGTATTCGAGATTGATTTTGGGCCGTTTTACGATTACTCCCCCACTATTCGCGACCCGAAAAACATTGGTAAAGGAGTGCAATTCCTCAACCGATATTTATCTAGTAAACTGTTTCAAGACCCCAAACAGTGGCTAGCGGCGCTGTATGATTTCTTGAGCGTCCACAGCTACAATGGCATTCAACTGCTGATTAACGAACGCATTAAAAACCAGCAGCAGCTTTCTGATCGGATCAAGCAAGCGATCAAATTTGTCGGTGCTCGCCCAGGGGATGAACCCTACGAAAACTTCCGCTTGGATCTGCAAGTGATGGGCTTTGAACCGGGATGGGGTAACACTGCCGGCAGGGTACGCGAAACGTTGGAAATTCTCGATGAACTGATTGACTCGCCTGACGATGCCGTTCTCGAAGCTTTCATCTCCCGCATTCCGATGATCTTTCGCATCGTTTTGGTGTCTGTGCATGGCTGGTTTGGCCAAGAAGGAGTTCTAGGCCGGCCTGACACCGGCGGCCAAGTTGTCTACGTCCTCGACCAAGCCAAAAGCCTAGAAACTCAACTGCAAGAGGAACTCTCCCTAGCCGGTTTAGATGCCTTCGGTGCCCAGCCCAAAGTCATCATTCTCAGCCGGCTGATCCCCAACAGTGACGGCACCCGCTGTAACCAGCGCCTGGAAAAAGTTCATGGAACCGATAATGCTTGGATTTTGCGCGTTCCCTTCCGCGATTTTAATTCCAACCTCACCCAACACTGGATTTCGCGGTTTGAAATTTGGCCTTATCTGGAAACTTACGCCATTGATGCCGAAAAAGAACTGCTGGCAGAATTTCAAGGCCGGCCTGACTTTATCATCGGCAACTACTCTGATGGCAACTTAGTCGCCTTCCTGCTAGCGCGTCGCCTCCAGGTTACTCAGTGCATTGTCGCCCACGCCCTAGAAAAATCTAAATACTTGTTTAGTAACCTTTACTGGCAAGAATCGGAAAAGGCGTACCACTTCTCCCTGCAGTTCACCGTCGATTTGATTGCGATGAACGCCGCCAATTTTATCATCAGCAGCACTTATCAAGAAATTGTGGGAACGCCAGATAGTGTAGGGCAATATGAGTCTTACAAGTGCTTCACCATGCCGGATTTGTATCACGTCGTTAATGGAATTGAGCTGTTCAGTCCCAAATTTAACGTCGTGCCGCCCGGAGTGAATGAGAGCGTATATTTCCCCTACAGCCGGCAAGAAGATCGGCTCAACAGTGTCCGTGAACGCCTCGAAGACCTGCTTTTCCATCAAGAAGACCCCGCTCATATCTTTGGCAAACTCGACGATCCCAGCAAGCGCCCGCTGTTTTCAATGGCACGCCTCGACCGCATTAAAAACCTCACCGGCTTGGCAGAATGCTTTGGTAAGAGCAAGGCATTGCAAGAGAGCTGCAATTTAATTTTGGTTGCCGGTAAATTGCACGTTAATGAGTCAACCGATCACGAAGAACTCAGCGAAATGGAGAAGCTTTATCGGCTCATTGACGAATACAATTTGCACGGGCGTGTTCGCTGGTTGGGAGTGCGTTTACCCAAGAGTGACTCCGGCGAAATTTACCGAGTCATTGCCGATCATGAAGGGATTTTTGTCCAGCCGGCCTTATTTGAAGCTTTTGGTTTAACAATTTTGGAAGCCATGATCTGTGGCGTTCCTACCTTTGGCACTCAATTTGGCGGACCGTTGGAAATCATTAAAGATAAAGTCAACGGATTTTACATCAACCCCACAAACTTGGAAGAAACCGCCGAAAGAATCCTGGATTTTATTACTAAATGTGACCAAAATCCTAATTACTGGCACCAAATTTCCAAAGCCGGTATCGAGCGAGTTTACAGCACCTACACCTGGAAAATCCACACCACGCGGCTGCTATCTTTAGGCAAAATCTACGGTTTTTGGAACCACATCTCCAAAGAAAACCGTGAGGATATGCTGCGTTACATCGAATCGCTGTTTTATCTGCTCTATAAACCCCGCGCCAAACAGCTTCTCGAACAACACCAGGAACGGTAA